In the Clostridium sporogenes genome, one interval contains:
- the fabF gene encoding beta-ketoacyl-ACP synthase II produces MSKRVVITGMGAITPIGNNVNDFWNSIKEEKVGIDNIKSFDTENFKVKLAAEVKDFNPEEYMDKKEARRLDRFCQFAIAAAQQAVDDSKLDLDKINKEKFGVIVGSGIGGLATIEKEEQKLLEKGPNRVSPLFIPTIISNMAAGNIAIKFGAKAMCSTVVTACATGTNCVGEAFRAIKNGEVDIMLAGGTEASITPIAIAGFTNLTALSKSTDANRASIPFDKDRDGFVMGEGSGILLLESLEHALDRGAKIYGEVVGYGFTCDAYHMTSPAPGGEGAARAIELAIKEAGINKEEVSYINAHGTSTPYNDKFETEAIKKVFKDYSNSIPISSTKSMIGHLLGAAGAVEAIICAKSLEEGYVPATVGYKVKDEECDLDYVTSGGRNKIINYAMSNSLGFGGHNAVILLKKWGE; encoded by the coding sequence ATGAGTAAAAGAGTAGTTATAACGGGGATGGGTGCTATCACACCTATTGGGAATAATGTTAATGATTTTTGGAATAGCATAAAAGAAGAAAAAGTAGGAATAGATAATATAAAATCTTTTGATACAGAGAATTTTAAAGTTAAGCTAGCAGCAGAAGTTAAGGATTTTAATCCAGAAGAATATATGGATAAAAAAGAGGCTAGAAGATTAGATAGGTTTTGTCAATTTGCTATAGCAGCAGCACAACAAGCTGTTGATGATAGTAAATTAGATTTAGATAAAATAAATAAAGAAAAGTTTGGAGTTATAGTAGGTTCAGGCATTGGCGGACTAGCAACTATAGAAAAGGAAGAACAAAAATTATTGGAAAAGGGTCCTAATAGAGTAAGCCCATTGTTTATACCAACAATAATAAGCAATATGGCAGCAGGAAATATAGCTATTAAATTTGGAGCTAAAGCTATGTGTAGTACTGTAGTAACAGCTTGTGCTACAGGAACTAATTGTGTAGGTGAAGCTTTCAGAGCTATAAAAAATGGAGAAGTAGATATAATGCTAGCAGGAGGTACAGAAGCATCTATAACTCCTATAGCTATAGCAGGTTTTACAAATCTTACAGCTTTAAGTAAAAGTACAGATGCTAATAGAGCATCTATACCTTTTGATAAAGATAGAGATGGATTTGTTATGGGAGAAGGCTCTGGAATATTATTATTAGAATCATTAGAACATGCACTAGATAGAGGTGCCAAAATTTATGGGGAAGTAGTTGGATATGGATTTACTTGTGATGCATATCATATGACATCTCCAGCACCAGGAGGAGAAGGCGCTGCGAGAGCTATAGAGCTTGCTATAAAAGAGGCAGGTATAAATAAAGAAGAAGTATCTTATATAAATGCACATGGAACTAGTACTCCATATAATGATAAATTTGAGACAGAGGCAATTAAAAAGGTATTTAAAGATTATTCAAATAGTATACCTATAAGTTCAACAAAATCTATGATAGGACATTTGTTAGGAGCTGCAGGAGCTGTTGAAGCTATAATATGTGCAAAGTCTTTGGAAGAAGGATATGTACCTGCTACAGTTGGATATAAGGTTAAAGATGAAGAATG